In the Dama dama isolate Ldn47 chromosome 13, ASM3311817v1, whole genome shotgun sequence genome, one interval contains:
- the MRPL46 gene encoding large ribosomal subunit protein mL46 — MAAPTRRTVLGLARCWRRFERPWSLNSRSLTLAAAPSNTASPWRLLGALCLQRPPVVSKQLTPMQEEMAALLQQIEIERSLYSDHELRALDEAEQLAKKKGDLYEEEDEKNILLVQDLEDMWEQKFLQFKPGARITDADVKNDRSSLHRKLDRNLILLVKEKLGDQDVWMLPQAEWQPGETLRRTAERTLATLSENNMEAKFLGNAPCGHYKFKFPQAVRMEGSLGAKIFFFKALLLTGDFSPAVEKGRHVWASKEELGDYLKPKYLAQVRRFLLDL, encoded by the exons ATGGCGGCGCCCACAAGGCGGACTGTGTTAGGGCTGGCGAGGTGCTGGCGGCGGTTCGAGAGACCCTGGAGTCTGAATTCTCGTAGCTTGACCCTTGCGGCTGCACCGTCGAATACCGCATCTCCATGGCGCCTGTTGGGTGCGTTGTGCCTGCAGCGGCCACCGGTGGTCTCGAAGCAGTTGACCCCGATGCAGGAAGAGATGGCAGCTCTGCTGCAGCAG ATTGAGATAGAGAGAAGCCTGTATTCAGACCATGAACTTCGTGCTTTGGATGAAGCTGAGCAATTGGCAAAGAAAAAAGGTGACCTTTATGAAGAAGAAGATGAGAAGAATATATTGCTGGTACAGGACTTGGAAGACATGTGGGAGCAGAAATTCCTGCAGTTCAAACCTGGAGCTCGAATAACAG ATGCCGACGTAAAGAATGACCGAAGCTCGCTGCACCGGAAGCTTGATAGGAACCTTATTCTGTTGGTCAAAGAGAAGCTTGGAGACCAGGACGTTTGGATGCTGCCCCAGGCTGAGTGGCAACCCGGGGAGACCCTCCGCCGAACAGCTGAACGAACCCTGGCCACACTCTCAG AAAACAACATGGAAGCCAAGTTCCTGGGAAATGCGCCCTGCGGCCACTACAAGTTCAAGTTCCCCCAGGCAGTGCGGATGGAGGGCAGCCTCGGGGCCAAGATCTTCTTCTTCAAAGCCCTGCTGCTAACCGGAGACTTTTCCCCGGCCGTGGAGAAGGGCCGTCATGTGTGGGCCAGCAAGGAGGAACTGGGTGACTATTTGAAGCCAAAATACCTGGCCCAGGTTAGGAGGTTTCTCTTGGACCTCTGA